GTGTGATCGACCGTCGTGATCGACGTTCGGGGCCCTGGCTCGTCGAAGCCGCGTGCTGTGAGGGCCGTCGAGAGGTCATAGCCATAGCGGATGACCGCCGCCAGGAATGGGACGAGCATCGGCAGTCGGGCCCGCGTCCTGGCGATCGGGCCGCCCGAGAGGTCGAGCCCGCGGGTGCGCTGGGACTCCTCGATCGTCCGAAAGCGCTTGCGCATCTCCGGAACCAGCCCGATCGTGAGCGAGAGCAGGAACGCAAACGACCAGGGGAGCCCGAGTTCGACGAGCGCCGCCTCGAAGCGCTCGGGTGCGGTCCCCAGCGCGAACCACGCCGCCGCGCCAGCGACTAGCACCAGCCGAGCAGCGATCAGCCCGGCTGTCTGGGCTCCGCCGGGTGTCACCGCCAATTCGACCGGCCCGATCTGGACCGCGTACCAGGCCGGCCCCGAGGCGTAGAATGGGGTGTTGAGGACCAGCAAAAGGACCACCAGCACGGCGAGGGGTTTGAGCGCCCCCAGCCAGTCACGGATCGACACCTCGCCCAGGACCAGCACGACCACTCCCAGCAGGGCGAAAAACAGCAGTTGCCCACGGATCGTCCCCGTCAGGAACCCGGCCAGGACGAACGCGAGGGCGACCGCGAGTTTTGACCGCGGGTCGAACCGTTGCTCGGCCCCGGTCATGGCTCCTCGCCCTCGATCAACTCGACGGCCGCCGCGACTGTCCGCGGTGGCTCCTCGATCCCGCGTTCGCGGGCCCAGACGACCGGTTCGGGTGTGGTCAACCCCACGCCTGCCAGGTCGTAGGTGGAGTCCGCGAGGATCTCCCGGATCGGCCCCTCTCGATCCACGCCGGAGTCAGTCAGCACGACCGCTGAGTCGGCATACCGCCACGCGAAATCGGTGTCGTGGGTCACCAGCACGACGGTCCGGTCGAGGGCCGCGAGTCGTTCCCCGAGCCGTCGCCAGCCCGACTCATCCAGCCCGCTCGTCGGTTCGTCGAGGCCGATCACGTCCGGATCGCCCGAAAGCACCGAGGCGATGGTCACCAGCCGCTTTTCGCCCTCCGAGAGTGCCTGTGGGATTCGGTCGGCGAGGTGAGTTATGCCCAGGGCTTCGAGGGCCTGGTCCACTTGCTCCTGGACGGCCAACCCACGGTTCTCCGGGAAGAAGGCGACCTCCTCGCTGACCGTCGCGGCGAAGAGCCCGTCGGCGGGGATTTCGGGGGTCAGTCCAACGGTCGGGTCCTGGTCCCCATCGATCCGAATCTCGCCGTTCGTGGGTGTCAACAACCCCGCGAGTAACCGGAGAAACGTCGTCTTGCCCGTGCCGTTTGCCCCCAGCACGGCGACGGTCTCGCCCTCCGGGATCGTGAGGGAAAGGTCCTCGAAGACCCGCGGACCGTCGTCGTACTCGAAGGACAGGTCGGTGACGTCGATCACGGTCTCACCCCGATAGCGGGACCCGGTCGACGG
This region of Halodesulfurarchaeum sp. HSR-GB genomic DNA includes:
- a CDS encoding energy-coupling factor transporter transmembrane component T; translated protein: MTGAEQRFDPRSKLAVALAFVLAGFLTGTIRGQLLFFALLGVVVLVLGEVSIRDWLGALKPLAVLVVLLLVLNTPFYASGPAWYAVQIGPVELAVTPGGAQTAGLIAARLVLVAGAAAWFALGTAPERFEAALVELGLPWSFAFLLSLTIGLVPEMRKRFRTIEESQRTRGLDLSGGPIARTRARLPMLVPFLAAVIRYGYDLSTALTARGFDEPGPRTSITTVDHTRRDLGLYLLAVGVVSVGLVL
- a CDS encoding ABC transporter ATP-binding protein, whose product is MIDVTDLSFEYDDGPRVFEDLSLTIPEGETVAVLGANGTGKTTFLRLLAGLLTPTNGEIRIDGDQDPTVGLTPEIPADGLFAATVSEEVAFFPENRGLAVQEQVDQALEALGITHLADRIPQALSEGEKRLVTIASVLSGDPDVIGLDEPTSGLDESGWRRLGERLAALDRTVVLVTHDTDFAWRYADSAVVLTDSGVDREGPIREILADSTYDLAGVGLTTPEPVVWARERGIEEPPRTVAAAVELIEGEEP